Genomic segment of Serinicoccus hydrothermalis:
GCCCACCGGCCCGACGCCGGGACCGCCGCCGCCGTGCGGGATGGTGAACGTCTTGTGCAGGTTGAGGTGGCTGACGTCGCCGCCGAACTCGCCCGGCTTGGCGATGCCGAGCAGCGCGTTGAGGTTGGCACCGTCGACGTAGACCTGTCCCCCGGCCTCGTGCACCAGCTCGCACAGCTCGGTGATCGTGTCCTCGTAGACGCCGTGCGTGGAGGGGTAGGTGACCATGATGGCGGCGAGCTGCTCGCCGTGCGTCTCGATCTTGGCGCGTAGGTCCTCCAGGTCGACCTCGCCGGAGCCGGTGCTCTTGACGACGACGACCTTGAGCCCGGCCATCACCGCGCTGGCGGCGTTGGTGCCGTGCGCGCTGGCCGGGATGAGACAGATCCTGCGCTGCTCGTCCCCACGGTCCAGGTGGTACTTCCGGATCGCGAGGAGGCCGGCGAACTCGCCCTGGGCGCCGGCGTTGGGCTGGAGCGAGACCCGGTCGTAGCCGGTGATCTCCTCCAGCCACCCGCACAGCTGGTCGATCATCTCCCGGTATCCCTGGCTCTGGTCCGCGGGGGCGAAGGGGTGCAGCGACCCGAACTCCGGCCAGGTCACCGCCTCCATGGTGGTGGTGGGGTTGAGCTTCATCGTGCAGGAGCCGAGCGGGATCATCCCCCGGTCCAGCGCGTAGTCCTTGTCCGCGAGGCTGCGCAGGTAGCGCAGCATCGCGGTCTCGCTGCGGTGGCTGCTGAACACCGGGTGCGTGAGGTATGCCTCGTCCTCGGCCCGCGCGAGGTCGCCGTGGTCGGGGGCGGTGCCCTCGTCGACGGTCACCGAGCCGGGGTCGGCGCCGAAGGCCTCCGCGACGGCGCGCAGGTCGGCCTCGGTGGTGAGCTCGTCGACGGAGAGCAGCACGGTGTCCTCGTCGACCTGCCACAGGTTGATGCCGCGCTCCAGCGCGGCCGCCAGCACCTCGTCGGCGCGCCCCGGGGTGCGGACCGTGAGGGTGTCGACGTAGCGGTCGACGCCCAGCTCGAGCCCCGCCCCGGTCAGGGCCGAGGCCAGCGCGCGCGCCCGGGCGTGCACCCGCGCCGCGATCCGGCGCAGCCCCTCCGGGCCGTGCCAGACGGCATACATCGAGGCCATGACGGCGAGCAGCACCTGCGCCGTGCAGATGTTGGACGTCGCCTTCTCGCGCCGGATGTGTTGCTCGCGGGTCTGCAGCGCCAGCCGGTAGGCCTGCTTGCCGTCGACGTCCTTGGAGACCCCGACCAGGCGCCCGGGCAGCGTGCGCTCGAGCCCCTCGCGCACCGCGAGGTAGCCGGCGTGCGGGCCGCCGAAGCCGAGCGGGACGCCGAAGCGCTGGCTGCTCCCGACGGCGACGTCGGCGCCCCACCGCGCCGGCGGGGCGAGCAGGGTGAGCGCGAGCAGGTCGGCGGCGACGGTCACGAGCGCCCCGGCCTCGTGCGCGGCGTCGGTGAGGGCGGCGAAGTCGCGCACCTGGCCGTCGGCGCCTGGGTACTGCACGAGCACCCCGAAGACCTCGCGCCCCTGCGCGGCCTCCTTGAGGCTCTCCTCGTCGGTCACGGCGGTGACGTCGGTGGTCACGACGTCCCAGCCCACCGCGGTGG
This window contains:
- the gcvP gene encoding aminomethyl-transferring glycine dehydrogenase; translated protein: MSTLSHPTAEFVARHVGPREEDVARMLEVVGYDSLEALVEAATPEGIRGDVPLDIEAAPSEQAVIAELRALAAKNTVVTPMIGLGYYGTQTPPVVLRNILENPAWYTAYTPYQPEISQGRLEALLNFQTVVTDLTGLAVAGASMLDEGTAGAEAMALMRRSSKVAQDAVLLLDEHVLPQTEAVIRARATAVGWDVVTTDVTAVTDEESLKEAAQGREVFGVLVQYPGADGQVRDFAALTDAAHEAGALVTVAADLLALTLLAPPARWGADVAVGSSQRFGVPLGFGGPHAGYLAVREGLERTLPGRLVGVSKDVDGKQAYRLALQTREQHIRREKATSNICTAQVLLAVMASMYAVWHGPEGLRRIAARVHARARALASALTGAGLELGVDRYVDTLTVRTPGRADEVLAAALERGINLWQVDEDTVLLSVDELTTEADLRAVAEAFGADPGSVTVDEGTAPDHGDLARAEDEAYLTHPVFSSHRSETAMLRYLRSLADKDYALDRGMIPLGSCTMKLNPTTTMEAVTWPEFGSLHPFAPADQSQGYREMIDQLCGWLEEITGYDRVSLQPNAGAQGEFAGLLAIRKYHLDRGDEQRRICLIPASAHGTNAASAVMAGLKVVVVKSTGSGEVDLEDLRAKIETHGEQLAAIMVTYPSTHGVYEDTITELCELVHEAGGQVYVDGANLNALLGIAKPGEFGGDVSHLNLHKTFTIPHGGGGPGVGPVGVREHLAPYLPNHPLDAEAGPETGPGPISAAPFGSAGILQIPWAYIRLMGGEGLTRSGQVAVLSANYVARRLHEHFPVLYTGEHGLVAHECILDLRGLTKSTGVTVDDVAKRLIDYGFHAPTMSFPVAGTLMVEPTESEDLGEIDRFIEAMIAIRREMDDAEGSVETSALRGAPHTALSLAGEWDENLDYDRMAAAYPAGVDPDRKYWPPVRRIDGVYGDRNLVCSCPPPEDFED